The following DNA comes from Magnolia sinica isolate HGM2019 chromosome 18, MsV1, whole genome shotgun sequence.
ATTATTAACTTAATGAATGATTTGAAACAATACTAGAAATTAAGCATATTTAGACCAAATATCATTATGTTCATAATTAAGTGAAATATAAAAATATTCTTAACCACATTGCTAGCAAAGAACTGTCGAAGGATCCAATAATGAAACTTATCATTAGAGAGTTATTTCAGATTCATGTCTGATAAATGGAATTGAAAAGGTCTTGAGTGATATAATTATATACATCGATTTTAAAAATGTACATTTTATCCTTTATTAACAAATGATTGTTCCTTTTAACTAGGTATGTAGATCATCCTAATAATTAGCTTTGGTATCTTAAGATACATCTATCTTTATTGGCAGACCGGTCACCACTCTCATAGGTAGACCAGTCTTAAATGTAGAAGAGATGAACAATTATGATGATGTTCATACATTGAGGCGTTAATCACCCTTTATTATAAAGAATACAAGATGAAGAAATGAGTGATAAGACATTGTATGTACCTTCAATCTTAAAAATAACTAAATATGAGACtaataaaaattgaaataatataaCTACTTCATTTATCTTCTATACAATTAGTGCATGTAATGTTAAGCCTTATTAAAAAGCCTTGTCGTAAGGGGATGAGATGAGTCATACCTCACATGTGTTGACCTATTATTATAAATCTGATATATGCCTAGTATTATATACTTTACGGCTTGAATTATAGCAAGGCGTACAGTTTTATTGCCTACAAATTACTATTTATTCAATCTAATCATTACATAATGTGAACAAATCATATGAGTAAATATCTGTGTTTTAAcctactctcttcttctctataAGATGATGAGATTGTGTATCGCTACTTTGGTCTATGAGCACAAAAGTCATGAGATTGGATTGACTTAGTTACGCTATGAAAgcatttttattaattttgaatTACACATCTGTATGTGGAATATTCTCTAAAAACTACACAAAGTTTCTAGAAATATTAAATAAGACTTGAAGACTTATCTACTAGCAATATGAGTTTTGATAAGATTTTGTAAACACAATTATTTTAAAAAGTATATGTAGTATAATATtacttaaaaaatattaaattaatatttaaaaaagagatttttctaaataaattcaaaaaGTTAAATACATCATATGTTACTTGAAAAATCTAAACCAAGAGTTAATTTATTCCGATGCGACTATGCATATTACAACAATCATAACAAAGCTTAATTTCTTCAGTACTAATTACATGGTCACTTACTACTCAAACACATGtgagaaaaaaatgattttctgaCTAGTCCCACATctctaatttttattattatttttttttatcacaaccttttggttttggttttggttgttATAAGATAAGGTAGGTAGACAATTTACACTATAACCCTCCCACAACATGATTGAATGGAAAATGCTCGACATGAGCTTATGGAGCCTACTTGTAGGCAACACCTAGTGGGTGGATATTACACAATTATCCCTAAAAAATTGTTAGATAtacatttttttcaattttcttctcttaaaatttagatttaagtTCAAATGTGAGAGAATTGAGATAAGGGAGAAAGTTCAGATGTGATAAATCTTCTTGATTTCTTCTTTTATAAAAAGAAGGGCATTCCCTTTGTAGAGGTATGCATCCGAGTAATTCCCCATAAAATAGTTAAGAAGAATAATGAGAGAGTATGAATTGTCTACTGGCATTCTTGTTCAATGGCCATCCTAAGTGTAGGTTGGAGGAGTGATTAGCTCATTTCCACTTCCATGGTAGTTACAAAAATCGTTCGATTTGAGCTATCAATTTTCAGCTTTGTGCAAAAGTTCTTAAAATCATATAATGACATCATATTCTACGTGCAGAAATGATAAACGGTCTCCATTCATGGCTCAGTTgtaaactcacaagagtttcaatatCGAGACTGAGTGGGTGTGTGAGTGACAAAAATTTATATGGAGGCAAACAAATGTTATATGTTTTAGAATACTAAATACATTCCTTTTTgtcaaaattaaaaagaaataatgAGAGAAAAAAATGCACGATTGGAATCACTTTATAATTAAGCCATGAGAGCCAACATGCCATTGCTACACATGTGGCAAGCATTAATTAGACCAAAACCTTCCTCTTGTCtaaaaatcattcatttcaaTTGATGGCACAAAATTAATCAACCTAAGCCAAAAAGCCTCACTTATTAGCCAGTTCGGACAATCCAATAAAAGAAATTCATTAGCATCTTATCAATAGTGAAAAAGACTTGATAACCTATGATTTAATTGAAATCATGATAGCcgttgatagagtagaatggaaGAATAGGAATTACTAAGTGAACACCAATTAGGTGGGTTAAAGCTTAGATGATAATCCAatcagtagtgggacccactagatgccTGATTTGTATCAGGGTATACGTGTGGACATGTACGGCACACGTATTTCCCGTGCAATGCATTATATTAAAAATgttttaaatataataaattttATTCCATAATCTTTAACATTTAAAGCCCTACCCTAAATCTATATCCAAATCTTCATATTCGGGCATTATGTTCGGGTATAACATTCCAAACCATGGACCCGATTCCAACAATCGTTTCTCAATGAGGAGGTGTACTATCTTTAGAAATCGAACGTAAGTAGGGTACGATCAAGGACACAGTGAAAATCAACGCTGAGGATTGGATGATTCTAATCCAACAACCTGTTTCATCATGAACTTCCCACGTTCTCTGTCAACCGTTGGTCTTTTGTTATGTGGGCCAtagagataaaaataaataaataaaagaatattcccatacatgcattttttttttatgttttttggaaaaatcattttttggCTTTCACTTTCAAATGGAAAATGAGATTTTAAACGGTTTTTGAGCTAAAAGGGTAATTTTGTCATTTAAGTAGAGTGTTTTCGTTAAATTATGAAATGAAAGAGGGGTTATGAGTAATTTCATAGCTTTTACTCTTCAAGGAAAGCAAAGTGCTCTCTCGATTGTCGCTCTTACGGGCGACAAAGGGTTGTGATCCCGGTGGCATTTTCGTAATAAGCGAGATTCACTGAAACCCGTGCGATTTAATCGATACATAAATCATTCGGTACTCTTCGAGAGTACGGAATGTCTGAAAAATGTGAAGCGTAAGCGACTGCTTACACACACCTTAGGATGCGTGTTCCTCCATCTAAACCGTCTGAACATGGGCCCACTACAGAATGGGTGGTTCCTAAGCACCTGTTCAGCcaccaccaaatggacggtttaaaggAAATTTCTGACGGCTGAAATTTAGCAAGTGAATGTCCACTAAtctgacggtttggatcatctggcTGAAGAACAGATTCTGGGTTTTGTTCAAAGACAGTTGGTCCTTGAATTGGACGGTCTGTATGCATTAATACGATGACAGGATACTCTGACAGAGGACGGTATGATAATCAAGATGTtcccattttaaaaaataaaaataaaaatagaataatacatcaaatggcgtCTGCATGTGCACCTTCCTGCAAAAAGCTTTTGTTTTTGCTTGAAATTTCCAGCGAAAACTCTAACAGAAATGGCATCTCCTCAGTCCCAATGCTACACACTTGCAGCAATTCGGCTGTAATTTATTTCTCCCCCATTTTGTCACCCTTTTCTATTGGCTGATATTCTGACAACTTGGCTGGCCAGGACTTCCTACTTGTGGGCCCACTGTTCGATAATCCAggccgttgatttgatgggcctttCCTATTCAGTTGgagacattaaaaataaaatttaaaaaaaaaaaaaaatcgtgacAAGCCTATCCTTTTGTTTGTAGTTTGCCAGCTAGGATCCAGCTTGTTTGGCCAGCCACTGGAagccacatgctgagatggtagGATGATTTGAGCCGTCCATATTACAGCTGCTACCATAAATAAGCTATTATCCATAATGATCTTATTGTTGTAAGATTTAGAAGCATGATTGGAATGCTTGTGTTCCCAGGTGCCTGGTTACTAAGATTGGGATAAGACATGTGAAAGTTGACCTGGCTATTTATCCAACAATGTCACGGAGATAGAAGGATTTATAAGAGAAGTGTAagtctttcaaaatagatttttttttacccTATGGTAATGACTTTTTATTTCAACAATAATAGTATTTTAAGTttcttggtaatataattatGTATGAATAAGATCTAAAACCAAAGTTAAATTGTTGATTTCATTGATTAAAAAGATGAACAGTATAATTAGTGAAGGAAAAGTATATTAAGCAAAGAAGTCAAAATAATTACTTATTGTTACCTATGTGAACAAAAGAATCGAGGTGTACAATCTACGGATGTGACTGGTATGATTTGCCAGGTAAAAACTCCATGATCGGTGGTATCCGATGATAATAACCATGGATATTTAAATTACTCCTACAGTCTACTATAGtaatggcattttttttttttttgttagcttgttagtacacactcttgtcagtacacacactccatgttagccacccccgctagggaccgataccaagacctcaagtgtggaaacgaggtatctccactcagtctaccatagTAATGGCATTTGACAATAGTGAATATAAGCTAAACTATGGATACCAAAATTAACGCAATGTAGttagacaaaaataaaatatttaagttaagaaattaaaaattaatatcaTTAATATTAGTTGTAGAAATTTATTGGTTGTGTGGCAAAAGCATGAAACTCTTCTTTAAGTGTTACTTAGATAGGCCTGGAAAGGCATTGCTCGTACTGTAATTTTCTTGTTGATTTTGAATAcatggaaaaatatatatatattcttattaGCATGTATAATTGTGTGACGGACTTACGGTATATATACTAAATTTTGAAATATTCGGCATCAACGGGGTTTTAAAAAGCTTCTTATAAATGTTGCATATCACACATGCCATGTATACGATATCACATGTCATTCAAACACGTTTCTCTTTTCTAGCCGCAGTCCCATGTACGACTCTGAATTGTTTTGCTTTTGATAGGGCCATGTATAGCTGAAAAATAAAGATCCAAGATTTCTTAGGATGTGAATACAATTTTCCTCCTGTTGTCCGTAGATGAGCATCAACACGCGGTGGCATCTCATTTGGCAACATGGCCAGGCCAAATGTAAAcagatctaaccattgatttctTTGATTTCTAGAGGTCAATAAGAGTCATTGAGAAGTTTCATTTCATTGTTCCATTTTCACCTGCAGATAATAATGGCCCGGATCATCTGTTCAGTGTAAGTTATTTTACAGAGGCAATTATTGCCTAGAGTCCAAACATGGACGATTCTAATCAATGGACCAACCAGCATGCGGGCCCCATTGGGTGCTCATAGACGTTATCTACATTCAATGGCAAAATGGGGGACACAGATCGAGGATCCACTAATATGGGAGGTTTTTAAAACATTGCCAATCCATAGGcgagcccatcagatcaacggtctggatcactaaaaattGGACCACACATATAGGAACTTAGACCTGGAAGATGGTAAATATACTGGTGTTATTATCGTCTTGAttttgcgtttttttttttttttcttcttctggaAAATAGCATTCTAAGTTTATTTTTCTTAAGATCTTACGCAATTAAATTCTGTAGCATTTTATTAATAAATACATGAAAATTAATGGCGTTGAATGTAGCAAAGACGCCCGGAGAGATCTAATGAAAATAGAGTAAGGTGCATAAACTTATTTTTAAGAAAAATGCGAACGGGGTTTCAGCAGGTGAGATTGAAGAGACTGAAGAGGCGACCCATGGCCCACATGCATGAGACCTCGACCGTTGATCAGGTGAAGTCCGTCGCAGATGACCCGAATTTCGAGTTAGCcaactcatcaagtgggtcacatttgtggggggggggggaagaggGCCGTCCGAATTCGACAGACACAATatgcccacttgatgaatggtccatacTGATTGTTGGGTGGCATGTTTACAGTTAGTGCCCCCCATGAatagctcagatctcacacacatgtacacGTTGGCACGTGTGCCAACCTCAGTTCCTCGGAGAGAGAGATGGCATAAAAGGAAAGAGATAAGGGAGAGGGAGCAGCAACAGATTCCTGATAAGAAATGCACAGGCAAAAAACAGTGCATTTCACCCCTCTCCAGCGTCCCAGCCATCTCAAGAAAAGCTTCAAAAGGAAAATCCATGTCCCGTTCCAAACACTATTCACTGTCAGCCCCTTTGCAGTAGCAATAACAAagacatattttttttttttttttaaaaaaaagacagACAAGAACAATGAAAAATTACAATCATATATCTGTAATCTAAAACGTAAaaacaagaaagaagaaagaaaggagaaaaaataatttcaaagcTGCTTCTAAAATGCTGAATTCTTCCTAGTCTTTGTTGGATGCTATAAGCTTATTCCCAGCTTCAATTTCCATCCGTCGGTTCGACAATCGGAAGCGGACCACCTTTATTTTGATAACAAATCAATAAAATAGCAGAAGATCGAACCATGATCAAGCGAATTCCGATCTCTCGAATGGAAAAATGACTACTTAAAAAACTCTACTAAGCAAGGAACGAATGGAGGCTACTTCGGCTTCTTCTTCGTTGCCCTCAATCTGAGgcctggaatttttttttttctatgtatTTTCTTCTCGAGCTCAAGATATACGTACATATGGTACATTGGGAAAGGAAGGAGGAAATCCGACAGAGAACACCGCTACTGAACCATTGCCAAGAAGGACCCTGGACCGGCAGGGGCGACGCTCCCTTCACCCTTGGCGGGACCCACATTCGGCCTTTGGAATTGAATCTTGTATTCCATCTTCCTGTCTTCCTCATCATCGTCGTCTTCATCCTCGTCGTACTCATCGtagtcttcttcttcatcatcatcttcttcttcttcctgatgGAAATTATGACTCTCCGGTCCATCGAGCTTATCATAGCTGCCAATCACTGATAGTGGTTGTTGACGttgatgctgatgatgatgatggcccatCATCTCCTTCACAATGCCTTCTGGCTTCAATCCAAAATAAGAATCAATCGAATTCTGAAAAGAGAAAATGTAAGGTTTTTACTACTCAAAATCACAACAATGCTCACCTTCTTGGCCGCTCCTTCGAAGAAGCTGGGAGGCAAACCCCCGTTGCTGGTCTGTACTTGCACAGAACCTCCTCCCGCATCAGGATTCCCACCATTTTTGTTGCTGCTCCCGCCCTTGATTTCAgaatgctgctgctgctgtggtggcgGTGGCGGTGGCGGCGGCATGATCGCAAGGACATCGGTCTTTTCTTGCAGGTTGCGATTTGGATTTGTATCTGTATCTTGTTCTTGCTTGTTTTGGTTGCTGAAGCTGCTACTGCCAAGACCCTTCTTCCGGTAGAGCGCATCCAATTGGTGGAAATAAGGGCAGGTTTTGGCGTCTTCGGGGCGCTTCTTATTGCTTTCTTTCACCTTCTTAAAGTATTTGTTGATGTTCTCCCATTTCTCCTTGCATCTCTTGGCACTTCTGTTGTAGCCCAACCGTTGCATCCCGCCGGATATCTCTTCCCATAACGGTCCTTTTGGACCTGTTTCTTGGTACCTTGAATCAAGCCCACTACGCAGATTGATCAGCGCCAAGACCTCCGTTTTGGGCCATCGAGACGATGTCGGATCGAAGCTCCCACCCCCACTCCCTTCTGAATGCTGTGGTGGCTCCTGCAGAACCACTGCTACTTCTGTTAATGATGGTTGATGCTGGACAATTTCCGTCGATTGAGGCTGCTGCAAAGGCTGCTGTTGGTGGCGGTGCTGTGGCTGCTGTTGCGGGGGAGGTGGTGGCGGTGGCTGTGGGGGTGGTGGTGGGGTCGGTTGAAGTGGTGGTGGGGCAGCAGGAATTATTATTGCTGGAGATGGTATCGGGACCGTCTGGCCTGTAATCTTCTGGAGGAAGGTGATCACAGCAGCGTCCCTTGATGCGGACATGGCCCGCTCCTGGGCCATGATCTCCTGCTCGCGAGCTAGCCTTGCCATCTCCTGCCTCTTCCAAGCGTCCTCCCGCATCATCCGGTCCTGCTCCCTCTTCTCTATGGTTTCCAGAAACCTCAGCTGCATCGCCTCCTGCTTCTCCATCACTTGCTTCATCAGCCCCTCGAAGAATGCCATCATCTTCCTGCTTCCACCACCACTCGATCCCGACCGTTTACGCTTCCGAGTATCCTTACTCCCCCCTTCCTCGATCTCATCATCCGACTCTGACTCGGACGAGGATGTCGAGAAGCTAATTCCCGCAGCGGCAGCACCTGAACCAGGACCGCTAATCGCAGGGCCGGTTAAATCAGGCCCAATTGGCGGTATCACATTGATCTGAGGGGTGGAAGCAGCTGGGGCAGCAGAAACCGGAGTAGGAGTTGGCGGTGCAAGCCTTCCAGAagatccgaccattggattgcTGGTTCCCACACCAACCGGGATCGGAACAGCAGGCGGATTAACAGCAGGGGGGGCGACGACAGTCATTATGGTGGTGGTGGTCGAGCTGATATTGCTATGAAGAGCTTCTAACTGGCTGAAAAACCGGTAGCTCTTGCCGTCTTGCCGCCCAGCCCGACCTTCTTTGGTTCTCTTGTAGTACTTGTGCACGTTTTCGAACTTCTCTTTGCATTTCTTCGCACTTCTGGTGTAGCCCAATTCAGCGAGCTTCCTGTAAATCAAATCACATAAAATAGAAATTGGAAAGAGGAGAGAATTTGAGGAGCAAATCAATAGCCGTAATGATTGCAGCATCTATCTATCTATGTGTTTGTGATCGAAAAGGAAAGGAGGTGAAAGACATGCATGAGTTACggttcttttctatttttatatcGTTTGGTGCTTGTAACTTGATTGGATTTTGGGTAATTGGGATTGGTTGGTTTTGATGCATTGGATCTAGGCCGCGACCGTTATTGAATTATGAGAAGGAAGAGATGCTGCGCTCGTGTGAGAGCGCGTGAGCTGAGAGACGAGATCTTCAACGCGAAAGTAGAGAAAAGCAGAAGtagctgcagcagcagcagcagcaagagCAGGAACA
Coding sequences within:
- the LOC131234056 gene encoding trihelix transcription factor GTL1 isoform X3, whose translation is MQQQQQQGGPQYGVPPEMPPPFTGTGGSRAHTIGIPGSDAAALAEAASPISSRPPPPPARGNFEEMAPGPSGFQDDDVGEEAERGPPGNRWPRQETLALLKIRSDMDAAFRDATLKGPLWEDVSRKLAELGYTRSAKKCKEKFENVHKYYKRTKEGRAGRQDGKSYRFFSQLEALHSNISSTTTTIMTVVAPPAVNPPAVPIPVGVGTSNPMVGSSGRLAPPTPTPVSAAPAASTPQINVIPPIGPDLTGPAISGPGSGAAAAGISFSTSSSESESDDEIEEGGSKDTRKRKRSGSSGGGSRKMMAFFEGLMKQVMEKQEAMQLRFLETIEKREQDRMMREDAWKRQEMARLAREQEIMAQERAMSASRDAAVITFLQKITGQTVPIPSPAIIIPAAPPPLQPTPPPPPQPPPPPPPQQQPQHRHQQQPLQQPQSTEIVQHQPSLTEVAVVLQEPPQHSEGSGGGSFDPTSSRWPKTEVLALINLRSGLDSRYQETGPKGPLWEEISGGMQRLGYNRSAKRCKEKWENINKYFKKVKESNKKRPEDAKTCPYFHQLDALYRKKGLGSSSFSNQNKQEQDTDTNPNRNLQEKTDVLAIMPPPPPPPPQQQQHSEIKGGSSNKNGGNPDAGGGSVQVQTSNGGLPPSFFEGAAKKAL
- the LOC131234056 gene encoding trihelix transcription factor GTL1 isoform X1 codes for the protein MQQQQQQGGPQYGVPPEMPPPFTGTGGSRAHTIGIPGSDAAALAEAASPISSRPPPPPARGNFEEMAPGPSGFQDDDVGEEAERGPPGNRWPRQETLALLKIRSDMDAAFRDATLKGPLWEDVSRKLAELGYTRSAKKCKEKFENVHKYYKRTKEGRAGRQDGKSYRFFSQLEALHSNISSTTTTIMTVVAPPAVNPPAVPIPVGVGTSNPMVGSSGRLAPPTPTPVSAAPAASTPQINVIPPIGPDLTGPAISGPGSGAAAAGISFSTSSSESESDDEIEEGGSKDTRKRKRSGSSGGGSRKMMAFFEGLMKQVMEKQEAMQLRFLETIEKREQDRMMREDAWKRQEMARLAREQEIMAQERAMSASRDAAVITFLQKITGQTVPIPSPAIIIPAAPPPLQPTPPPPPQPPPPPPPQQQPQHRHQQQPLQQPQSTEIVQHQPSLTEVAVVLQEPPQHSEGSGGGSFDPTSSRWPKTEVLALINLRSGLDSRYQETGPKGPLWEEISGGMQRLGYNRSAKRCKEKWENINKYFKKVKESNKKRPEDAKTCPYFHQLDALYRKKGLGSSSFSNQNKQEQDTDTNPNRNLQEKTDVLAIMPPPPPPPPQQQQHSEIKGGSSNKNGGNPDAGGGSVQVQTSNGGLPPSFFEGAAKKPEGIVKEMMGHHHHQHQRQQPLSVIGSYDKLDGPESHNFHQEEEEDDDEEEDYDEYDEDEDDDDEEDRKMEYKIQFQRPNVGPAKGEGSVAPAGPGSFLAMVQ
- the LOC131234056 gene encoding trihelix transcription factor GTL1 isoform X2 produces the protein MQQQQQQGGPQYGVPPEMPPPFTGTGGSRAHTIGIPGSDAAALAEAASPISSRPPPPPARGNFEEMAPGPSGFQDDDVGEEAERGPPGNRWPRQETLALLKIRSDMDAAFRDATLKGPLWEDVSRKLAELGYTRSAKKCKEKFENVHKYYKRTKEGRAGRQDGKSYRFFSQLEALHSNISSTTTTIMTVVAPPAVNPPAVPIPVGVGTSNPMVGSSGRLAPPTPTPVSAAPAASTPQINVIPPIGPDLTGPAISGPGSGAAAAGISFSTSSSESESDDEIEEGGSKDTRKRKRSGSSGGGSRKMMAFFEGLMKQVMEKQEAMQLRFLETIEKREQDRMMREDAWKRQEMARLAREQEIMAQERAMSASRDAAVITFLQKITGQTVPIPSPAIIIPAAPPPLQPTPPPPPQPPPPPPPQQQPQHRHQQQPLQQPQSTEIVQHQPSLTEVAVVLQEPPQHSEGSGGGSFDPTSSRWPKTEVLALINLRSGLDSRYQETGPKGPLWEEISGGMQRLGYNRSAKRCKEKWENINKYFKKVKESNKKRPEDAKTCPYFHQLDALYRKKGLGSSSFSNQNKQEQDTDTNPNRNLQEKTDVLAIMPPPPPPPPQQQQHSEIKGGSSNKNGGNPDAGGGSVQVQTSNGGLPPSFFEGAAKKKAL